A segment of the Lolium perenne isolate Kyuss_39 chromosome 3, Kyuss_2.0, whole genome shotgun sequence genome:
ATCATGATTTAATAACATAAATATGGATAGCCCCTTCTTTATGGAAAAATATTTTCCATTTTATCCTCATAATAGAGCAAAACGTGCACTTCCTAATTCCATATATTTTTTTATCTATTTTTCCCATCTATTTTGCATAACCAAGAAACCCACGTTTTTTGTAAGCGGGAAATATGTTTACCTAACATTAGCCTCGCAAAATGGTTTAGTAGTGCTTACCTAATCCCACACGATTTTTAGGAGAAAAACAGCTCCAGTTTCAAAAAAGGAGGTTTCTAATCCTGCACGCGCCAACGGGCGACCCGCTCGGAGCCGTCCGATCGTGGTCCCCGAGCCCCACGAGCGGCCTGGATGCGTCTTGCCTTGCAATTACGGAACTGCCCCTGCTTGACCTTCGCTTGACCTGTTCGTCCGTGACCGCTGACCTACATAAGCCAAAGCACCAACGGCGCAGACAAAAATGGAGGAGAGAGGAAATTGTTAATTTTGGGCAGGAGAAGGcgataggaggaggaggaggaggaggaggaggaggaggaagctagCTCCAAGCTTCGGTTCCTGCCCTGCCCTGCCTGCCTGGTACGCGCGGATTGCTTCCCCTGCCTTCGGTTTCGGTAAATTTTGTTTGCTCCGGCCGATTGACGAATCTCGCCGTCTCGGTTTCACCCATTCGCGTCCAGAGTTGCTGCGGATTTCGATTCGTCGGTGCGAGCTTCAGGGTGTTGATGTGTCCGTGCTGGGTATTGGATTCGCTTAGCTTAGTAGTTGGGTAGAAATGCTCCTTTTTGTGAGCAATGCTCGTGGGATTTGGTTTCCTGTAGCTGCTGCTCGCCTGCTCTACACGCGTTTCTGACGGCGCCGGTGGTTTCCTGGGAAATGGATGACCGTTTATGATTAGGAAGGGGCCTTGCTGCAGAAGCTGTGCTCCTCCCTGGCGTCGATTTTTTGAGCTACTATTTCGATGCGGCGTTTGAACTAGTAATTTGAAGCTGCCGCAATTGGTATTCGTTTCTAGGGTTGGTACATGTTATACCGGGTCAACAAATTCATCCCTCTCGGTTGTTGCATACCGCTAGAAAATGTCGTGTATTGACTTCTTGTTCACCTTAGAGATTTAGATTAGCCTGTTTTTCCTTGCATTTGGTCTGTGGTCAAATTTATAGGATTGTAGAAAAAATTGGATGAGAATTTAATTTTATAGAAATGTCAAAGCTTGGAAGAATACGGAATGCCATTGGAAATATATGTTGTGTATTGACTTCTTGTTTACCTTAGGGATTCGAATTAACATTTTTTTGCTTGCATGGTTGGTTTGTGGTCAAATTAGGATTGCAGGAAAATTTGGATGCCAATTTTAATTCTATAATGTCATAACTCGGACGACTATGTTTGAATTTTCGATGGCAAACGTGATTTACATTAGAAATTCAAATTAGCTCTTTTTTCGTTGCATGATTGGTCTGTTGTAAAATTCTAGTATCCCAAGAAATGTTGATGTACGAACATTTAATAATCCTATAATGTGGTCAAATTGTAGGATCATGAAAATATTGACAAAACATTTAATAACTCTATAATGGATGGGTAAATTCGAATTTGGGGTGGTAAATGAGGCTTACCTTACACACAGTCTCTGGTCCTAAGCAATCTTTCATAAAAGTCAGGCTCTGATCTTCCCTTCAAGTGTAATCCTGCCTATGATATGTGATCTCTTACCTTACACAAAGGCCTTTATAATTTAAGCACACAGATTGACAGTTAATTGACGTCTCATAACAATTTTTCTTCCCTTCAGGTACACCAAAAGTGGCATGCAGGTGGAAGTGTAGTGGGCAAAACTCATCTGTTCAGAGTGTGAGAAAGATATAGGATTTGGTTGAGAACAACTGCATGCCAAGGAAAATGTCGAGCTAAGGTGCTGAGTGAGTTTCGAGTTTACGGCCGTTCTTCCAATCGAATCACAGGGCGAAGGTGCAGCAAATAACCATCCATCACTGATGGATCACCCTGGAAATGTCACTCGTCATGATCACACTATCGACATACCAAGGAATGATCTCACGTCACCGTCAACATCTCATCCGCACAATCATACTGACTTGGATGAGTTGAACCGCAACAGGGGTCCTCCAAATGAAGTTCCTCCTGTCCCAGAAATTTCTGGCACAACGGGGTTTCCTGACTTTCGAAGCGCATCTTTCACGAGAAGGGATCAAGGCAATCGTCAGCAGAATCCTCTGAATTCTGGCTTATGGATCTCAATCGAGCTTATCGTAAACCTTGGTCAGATTATAGCAGCGGTTACAGTGCTGTCGGTATCGAAGAATGAGCACCCACGGGCTCCACTATTTGAGTGGGTTGTTGGTTATATAATAGGTTGTGTTGTTACTATTCCCCATCTATATTGGCGCTATCTCCATCGCAACTGCCAGAACATCGAGCAGGAACCAGCAGCCCAGGGTTCCTCTCAAAGGAACCTATCCGAGTCTGATTCTTTTGCAGCAATTTCAGCTGTTCACGCAGCAGAAGCTGTGAATGAAGATAACAGTACTGGAGTCTCAAGAAATAATTTCCCGATTGCAAGTCCAAGGTAACATTCTCTTTGACTTGGATTTATCCTGGTGTAACTAGCGTCTTTGTGAACGTCCATGAAATATCCATACGATCACGTACGGGCAGTTTCTATGATGATTTGGAGCCTTAATATCAAAGAATTGCTAATACACTAGATCATTTTCTCTGGGCCCTGGATGAGACGCACGTTAAGAATTGTTCCTTATGTCTGAGGTTACTAATAATATATTTTCTGCTTGTAGGGTCTACGCATTAGTAGTAAGTAACAATATATTTTCTGCTTGTAGGGTCTACGCATTAGTTGCCTGCTTGAAGTTGGCTCTGGATTGTTTCTTTGCTGTGTGGTTTGTTGTGGGGAATGTGTGGATATTTGGTGGCCGCTCTAATGTCCATGACGCTCCTAACTTGTACAGGTATGCTAGGTGCTGTGAACCATATGTTCCTTCTGAACTTGTATATTTGCTCATTGGTGGTTTGCAATCATTTTTCAGGCTGTGTATAGTGTTCCTTGCGTTCGGCTTCATTGGCTACGCGTTGCCTTTCATCCTCTGCACGATGATATGCTGCTGCCTACCCTGCATAATCTCCATGGTAGGCTTCCACGAGGATTTGGATCTTAACAAAGGTGCCACCACAGAGGTAATCAACGCGTTAGTGGCGTACAAGTACAAGTCGATGAGGATTCGGGATGGAGATGTGGGGGAAGATAATGGCGGAGTCCTGGCGGCTGGAACTGAGAAGGAGCGAACTGTTTCTGCAGAAGATGCTGTGAGCTTCGACCCATTTGTTATTTTACAACCATCAAGATATTGCGCTCAACACATCTGTAGTACCACATTGCACGATTAGCTGACAACTGCTAATTTCTGGGCTCTGCAGGTTTGCTGCATCTGTTTATCGAGGTTCTCGAACAACGAAGATCTACGAGAGCTTCCGTGCGGGCACGTCTTCCACATGGAATGCATCGACAAATGGCTCAAGATCAACGCGTTGTGCCCTCTTTGCAAGTCTGAGCTAGGCGGGTCAAAGGATTCTCCCGACACTAGCTCCGAGGGCCATCCACACGTCAACAGAGTAGGAGACGACGTCGAGTCACAGCGATAGCTGTTCTTCTGCTTCCTGCCCTGAACCTGAGGAGGATGAGGATGGAACACGCCCTTTCATGTGGCATCTGAATTTACATGAAAAACAACAAGTAGGAGGACATGACAAGTCCATTTTTTCGTGACGGAATTGTCTCGTACATATTGTATATACACACACACCTGATAGCTAGCGACGACAATGTTTTATAAAATGTGGCATTGACCGGATACAATATTTATCAACTGTATGGATGATAGTATTTATCAAATGCGTCTCTTGTACAAACAGAACTGGATCAATGAGATTATTCTCTATACCTCTGTATGTAGTGAGCTGATAGACCATGCGCTACAAATAACAATAAGAAGGAAGGGTGACAGAGGATCAGCTTAATTTGCCTGAATCCATGGGAGGGCGAGAACGAACGAATGGAGAGAAGTTGACAGAATTTGATCATATATTCTCACCCTGCTCTTGAGGAAGTCCTGGTCCACCAAGTCTTACTCATACTTGAGACAACTCCAGTTTGTAAACACAAAAAATATTCCCAAAGGTGTTCAACAGTTTTGCACCTGGGATGTTCAACAGCTTTGCCAAATGATTCGCGTTCGGAACAGTAAGCGTGGCAGGTGGCGATAACTATAATAACTAGaaaataccccgcgcgttgctgcggtacCTGTATCTCCTATCTTTTATAAACAAATTGAAATAacgaagatcaaacaaagatcaAACGAAGATCTGATGGAATCTGAACATCTCCATCAGAAAATGTTATTAACGAATACATGAATAGATGATATAGACCAAGACTTAGCCCTAACATGATAGTCATGCATTCCAGTCCATGatagttacgatagcttgtaagaGCATTGAAACAATTGTACCGTACTTTACAAATAGTGACCATCATCTAATATGACTTTGGAAAACTTCCATGGCTTTATCAACAACAATTGTGTCTGGTTTTCAAAAAAAACAACAACAATTGTGTCTTGTATTAGAGGGGGGAAATGGCACTTGCAACAGCTAAGAGTAATCATATGGTGTTAACTCCGAAGTGTAAATAAATTATTTCCCTTCAAACCAAGTGCAAGCAACATATGTCTACCATTGGAGGTTTATTGGATAACGCTGAAACTCTATTTTTGTTGACCAAAACATGAAGCCACATCAAGGAAGATAATGATATTCAATGGCTCTCAAGTTTGAAAATAAATTTTTGAACACTCTGCTACCTCTGAGTTGCGATCCAAATACACACACAAAATATATAACGCCAACTTTGCTTCATAAACAAATCCTGCCAAGTCCGTGTTGTTTATCTAAAGCACACATGTACGCTTTTTCATTAGAGAAGTACGATTTACATCCTTTGTATATTCAGCATAAATATGTTCGACACCAAATTGCCTGTTGCAAGAATCAACATTAGTTTCTTCAGTGGGACAtgatttatatttttattggaataAGAAGACATAGTGCAACGGTAAGGAATATGTAAAAAAACGGACTGTAACCTTGGGGAAAGACTGTTGAAATTTGAAGAAACAGAGAAGGGTATtcgtatttaccttctcatcaagGAAATCAGCATGTGCTATGAACTCACCTGCAGCTACTACGAATAACAAAGGGAAGCAAATGACCTGGACATCGATAGCAAGAAGTTTCATTTAAATAATCAATCACCATTTTTTTTCAAGGCTCGTACTCCCATTCTCCCAACAATGATGGAGAAACAAACGAATCAGAAAATTGTAAGACAAACTTTACTCTAACGGGGAGCGGAAGTGGTACCTGCGCAGCTGCGCCGCTGCAGCCGTGGAGTTGCTGGTGAAGGTCTACGGACGCGAGAAGCGAGCTGCCAAGATCCGAAGGTGTTGCGACCACACGCGCGATGATTTATATCGTCGGCAGCAACACAACATTTATCTTGATTGAAATGGCGGTGGCCATTCATATTAAATTTCTATCTGCAGAGCGAGGAAGaacaaagtcagatgaggaaggaaataaaataagaaaatcGGATTGACATTGTAGCAACACACGGTGATAAAATGGAGCTTAAAAGGTCTGCTCGCTTGTCTCGCCGGAGATGGTGTCATAGGAtagcagaataaatagatagccgGCTGGTCGCCAGCCTCGTCGGTCCATTTGCACTCAGTGTTGTGGGCGATCTTGAAGGCTAATGGTTACAGCCGTAATAACTACAATTAACTCAAAGGGAGCCATTAAGATAATGGAGGAGGGGAAGCTTCAACGATCGGTGGCTGCACACACCGGAGAAAAAAAAAACGATATTGATGGGCTACATGCGTGCATATGGGCAGGATTAATGGGCTACATGAGTGCATATGCAGGTTCTGGGCGGCTGGTCAGTATGAACTAATAAGAACGTACGGATGCGGACCAAAGGAGCCCATATTTTCCAGACCATGTCGGTCCTAACCGTGTCTTCCAGCCCATTACATCCGAAGCAAGGGAAAGCAGCCTGTAGGACGTTGTGCGTTACTGGTGGGAGAAATAGCCAAATAGGGGTGACGTGGCTTCACCAGAAAGCagcaaaatttttttttttttgaaacgacgcAGGAGGACTGCGCTTTTGTATTGATAGAAGGAGAGTGCTACAAGGAGCACAAAGTTTACAAAGGACACTGTAGGGCAAAGCCCTACAGAACGTAAAAACACGGGACTACTCGCGGCATCGAATGTGCCGGCAGCCAGCTAAAGCCCAAGCGGCCGCCTCATCGAACACTTCTCTCGCGGCCACGTCGGGGGAGCGGCGCGAGCCCCGGAAGATGCGAGCGTTCCGCTCACGCCATATTGCCCAAATCACTAGCAGGGCTAGGGACTTCGCAGTTTTGGCCGGGTCACCCACCAAGGCGGAGAGCGACGCAAGCCAAGATGGGAGTGACGCCAAGGGGAGGCTCCAGGTATCCGGACGCAGCGTTGCTGCACCAAACTTGTCGGCGACCCTGAACCACAAGGCCGTGGACCAAGGGCATTCCACCAGCAGGTGCTCCGCCGTCTCTAGGTTACGCATACACAGGGGGCAGAAGTATGAGTTCGGCCATCGTCTTGCCAGGAGGCGGTCCGCCGTGAGGACCCGGTTTTGGACGAAAAGCCACGCCAGCAGCCTACATTTGGCCGGCGCCCAGGCTTGCCAGATTGTGGGCATCAGCGGTGAGCGCGTGGATCCCAGGAATTGCATCCTGTAAGCAGAAGACGTCGAGTAGGAGCCGGATGGTGAGCACCGCCAAGTGAAAGAGTCCGCAGCACCCGGGAGAAACTGCAATGCGGCCACCGCAGTCCACAGGCTCACAAACGCCGGTAGCAGTTCCGGGGTCACGCGTCCCCTCAGGTCGGCAACCCAGCGCTGGTCATGCACAGCCTCATAGACGGAGCGGTGCTTGCGGCGGGAAACAAGGAAGAGGTCGGCGAAGGCCGTGAGCGGTGCCCGACCATCCATCCAGCTATCAAACCAGAATCGCGCTGTGGCGCCATCGCCAATGGTGACGGAGGTTGCCGCTGCAAAGAGGTGACGGTCAGCAAGGGAACATGGCAGAGGCATGCCCGCCCAGGGTTTCTCCGGCGCTGTCCGTTCCAGCCATAGCCATTTGAGGCGAAGAGCTGTGCCAAAGCGGTCAAGGTCAACAATACCGAGGCCCCCCAGCTCCTTGGGACGGCAGATACGGCTCCAGGCCACCTTGCAATGCCCGCCATCGCAGGTCTCCTCCCCGCGCCAGAAAAGATTGCTATTTATGGTAGTGGGGGATTGCTATTTAGAGATAAAAGATTTGCTTCTCTCTTCAAAAAGAAAAATGGTCCACTACAGTACTTTTCTGCATCTGCAGACTTTAAATTTCCAGTTTTGAGCTTCAGCGTGGCATCATCGATCAGGTTTGGCGTCCGCTTGCGTTTTCGGGCTACACATTACGGTAGTCATCGGCCCATTTTGGTTGGGCTTCATTCAAAAGCAGCCCAAACGAACCCAGCAAGCAAAGCCGCTAAAAACAGAGCGAGCTGCCTTCCGTTTAGTCCCACCTCGCGCAGCCAGAGCGGAAGGAGGCGAGGACGCGCTATATAATCCGACCCTGGGCGCGGGGGAGAAGCATACCTTTCTCGGCCTTTTGGCTAAGATCAAgtgtagtatctgttcttatcagtttaaTATCTGATATGTGGGTCATGTGCTCACAACGATATTAAATTTATTCTTTGTGGGGAGGGTCAAACTACGGTGGCTTGCTGCTGGGCCTCTCAAGTGTCGCCCAGGCGTTGCACTTCTGCCTGGGCCTGGCGCACCCCAACCAAGGTCAATTCAAATTTTGAAGCTTTTTGGATCACAAATTTTAATGGAAACTGAATCAAATAATTTTGTTCTGGTGGGAATTTCTCGTTTAGGAGGGATGGAGTGGTTGTTTTGGCCTCTGCTGGTGCTTGCTGCTTCGGCCCTTTCATGGAAAGATGCGTGCGTCTTCCGATCACCCCTGACTCCGGCGAGCCGCCTTCACGCCGCCGGCGATCTTCGGATTCAAAATCTAATGAACAGCTAAACCGCCTGCACCCCGGCACGGTCGCGTCTTCAGCTTTTCTCCGTTCGATTTTAAGCGCCCGCGGTCCTCCTGACTGGATCTACCCTAACCCCGCGCCGCGGGTCTCTTAGCCGCAGGCGCTCGCGATGGCCGCCGCCGCGGAGGGTGGAGCTGGGTACCCGGCGGCCAACGGAGGGGAGAAGCCCGCGGAGCAGCCGCAGGAGTTCGACCCCAGCAGGAGTAAGTAATCGGGCCTCTTCTCTCCAACTTCCATCGCTTCGTCCATACTAGTCTCTTCGGATTGTTCGTGAATCGTGATCTAGGCTGTTTTTAGCTTCGCCAGTAGGAATACCATGAACCGGATCAACAGGAAACGAAAATTGTTCGGTGCATATGTATCGAATTAGGAATCCACGGAGAATATGCCGCTGTTCTGTTAAGAATTCACAGGAATCCTCAATGCTCTTCTGCAGTTCATGCCTACCCAGTAGGAAGCCATGAACCGAAGTCACAGGGATCATTTCATTCACATACTCAGGGTTGGGAGTTCTTGTCGACCTAGTAGCATTTTGAACTCTGTACCAGATCGTGTTTTCTTAGCCAAGTGCTATCATTTTCTCATGACGCATATGCGGCGACATATGAATAGGAGTACTCAAATATACAAGGAGATAAAGGACTCTTGAGAGTGGACAAGCCTCATAGAAGACCACACCAAATCAGCTTGAACTAGAGGCTACTCAGTGTGGCTTAGAGAAACTAGTCTCCTTCGTTCCACTTGTActtgcttttttttcttcttcctatCGGCCACAAGGTCAAAGAAATAGGTTCAGTGTTTCGACCTCCCAAAGGTTAAAGAAATACATCGATATTAAGACCACTCCTGGCCAAGGACAAGGCACTGCACATGACCATTTCCCCATGTCTCTCACTCCCACGAGTTATTGTTATTTGGCGCCCCATCCAAAGCCCAGGTTGAAATCATGGCGGTTTCCGTTTAGGAAACCATGGGGCTCAACTTGCTTCATCTCTCTTCCACCTTGTGAGAACTCTAAGGCGACAGTATCATTTTTACTCTGTGCTACTACAACCATCTTTTATAACATGGTGTGGCTGCGTGCGGATGTGGACCTTTCCACACTTCTTTTTTTGTGAACAACAATAATGTTTTACAAAATGTATGCTATTGATTATTCATCATCATGTACATGAGCAGGAAGGAAGCATGTGATTCCTATGTAGGACCACTTCTATTTTCTAGAGTTCTGGTGCACATCTTTATGAAGTTTAAGTGCACAACAATATGGTTATCACAATTTGATAAAGTTCATGCTTTGCATGTTAAACACCGGGTAGCCAAGCGCAGACAGGATACTCGCTGAAAGGCAAGTAGTATAGTGGTCCATCATTAGGGTACCATTTACCCTCTTTGGGCCATAAAATGAACTAACTTGATGATGTCATGGACAAAAGTTAGTTCATTTCATCATTAGGGAGTAGGCAACACATATGATAAATCATCAAGAGTGAGCATGGAATTCTATAAGAAATCTAGCATCAATTATTCAACATGAAATAGTTGCATGGAGAGAGAAATACCAGTAAACACGCATCCCACCAGTGCTAGGAAACAGAGTCGTGAGGTACATGGAGGCTCCAAACGTGTAGTTTCTTGTTGTCGCTGGAAACAGGTTTAGCTTATGCTGATCACTAGCTGTACTTGAAGAATATGTGATTCAATACAAGTAGTTCCCAAACCGTACTAACAAACTTAAATCATGGATGCGATCATGTGAGACATCATCGTCCTGCGCAGATCCAGCCAATAAGTTGATATCTGAAGCGCAAATTGTACTTCCTATGGTACACTATCTCACCCCTCTGTAGCTTCACTAATTTAGCATACAATGCTTCTGGATTTATTTTTTCAGAAAATATTCACCGGACACTACTACCAATATTCTATTTAAAACGCTGTTAAATAAATTTGCTAGGTTACATTATTACTGCATGATTCCATTTAGTGCAGTATTAGGATTTTCTTGAAAATCAAGTGATCCTTTTCATTTGCGAGTGTTGGGAAAATCAAGCGATCCTTTTTCATT
Coding sequences within it:
- the LOC127341690 gene encoding E3 ubiquitin-protein ligase At1g12760 encodes the protein MDHPGNVTRHDHTIDIPRNDLTSPSTSHPHNHTDLDELNRNRGPPNEVPPVPEISGTTGFPDFRSASFTRRDQGNRQQNPLNSGLWISIELIVNLGQIIAAVTVLSVSKNEHPRAPLFEWVVGYIIGCVVTIPHLYWRYLHRNCQNIEQEPAAQGSSQRNLSESDSFAAISAVHAAEAVNEDNSTGVSRNNFPIASPRVYALVACLKLALDCFFAVWFVVGNVWIFGGRSNVHDAPNLYRLCIVFLAFGFIGYALPFILCTMICCCLPCIISMVGFHEDLDLNKGATTEVINALVAYKYKSMRIRDGDVGEDNGGVLAAGTEKERTVSAEDAVCCICLSRFSNNEDLRELPCGHVFHMECIDKWLKINALCPLCKSELGGSKDSPDTSSEGHPHVNRVGDDVESQR